In Cryptomeria japonica chromosome 1, Sugi_1.0, whole genome shotgun sequence, the sequence AAAATCAGCCACtgttttatctttcatttgtgTAGTAACCCATTTCTCTGGAACTTCCCTGCTAGCGCAGTCCTCTAGCTCTACATTCCTGCTTTTAGGTTTGCTAGCTATGGTGCCAATCAAGTCAGCAGCCTTGGTAGCAGTCTCACCAGGACTACCATCAGTATCCATAGGTTCCTCTATTTTATCACCTTCTGCACTACTTGCCAGGGCAGTTTTTTCCTCCCTAGCACATGCTTGATTAGATAGAACTTTATCATCCTGGTGTTGTTCAGCTTCTACATCTGTTTGTCCATGCACAGCGATTTCCAGGTCCTTTCCCATTGCAAAATCTACAAGTCACAACAAACAGAATTAGCATAACATTATCTGGAATCTAGATCTTTAAACTCTCTACATTGTATGAAATGCCAATCTAACAACAGCAATCCCTATATATTAACGGAAGATAATTTGCTTATGTGTCTTACCGTATGGTTTCTCATCCTTGCATTCTCTAGAAGTTCCACCTGGGGGCATCCATTCATTTTGGACTATCCCTATTTTCGGTTGAATAACTTGCGCAATAGTGCTGCAATGAGACCGGCCAAGATCCCATTCACTTCTATGTCGAGGACTCTCAACCTCAACAGCTCGTTTTGTCCATGAACTCTGCAAGATTGAAGAAAATGAGACTTCCCAAGCAATAAGAACTTACAGGTGCCTGAATTTGGCAACAgataaaaatggaaaaatttggaaaaattcaGCCAAAAAACAATAGCCCTACCTAAGTAAAAGATTATTTTATAGCTTTATATAGAAAAATTCTTCAGGGATCGGTGAGGTCCAGTATAGTGATATCAAGAACAATCACCCATGCACAAGGAAGAGGAAAAATAGCTAATCCATGAAGATTGAAGAAACTAAGTCTATTGCAGCCTCTTTCCTAACAAAATCTATGCTAAATGAGAACATAACTTCATGTATTTCAGCACCACATGCAGAGAAATTTTGCAGGCATTCTCAGATTGTTTGATAATGCGGTATGCAAGTAAACAACCATATTCAGAAAGGTATTTTAGGTTTTCAAGCTGCATTACATATAGATATCATAGGAAACATGATATGTATCATTCTATTAAAGATTAAAATTCTTGCGCTTAAACTTTTAAGCTTTTAAAAATGAACATTTGCAGGCTTCTAAAAGTGGTACAAACAACAGGAATGAAATGCTATGTGGCTTACTCAATATACTTACTTGAGTACCACTTCCATTATCACTCCCATCTCTAATATTCAGACCAATGCTTGCATCATCACTGTCATCATTGCTGCCAGTATTGTTATCAGGATCGGCTTCACCATTTGGTGTTACAACATTTTTTGTTTGGGAACCAGTTTCACTACCACTTCCGCTTGACTGAAAGGTTAAAAGACAATTCATCAGTTCTAGTCCTCAAAAATCATTGTGACCTTTTCCAAAATTCTACAAATGCCCTAAACTAGAAAATTTCTCATAGAAGCACAGAAGCATCATCATTGAAGGTGACCCTCTTTATGTTGTAGCTCTTATTTAAAGTTCAAACTTAAAAAGCATAAGCATGACAACTATTTATCTAGTCAAAATAAATAGCTCTTACACAAAAAAGAAACAACTATGTCACCCAAATGCGAAAAATCAGAGACAaactgaagaaaagaaaaaaaagtctTTGAAGGAAACTCATTACACTGTGGCACCTCCTCCAAACATGCTGCCATAGATTCTTAAGCTCATTCTTTCTGACAGGTTTTACAAGAAAGTCTACAGCACCCTTTGACAGGCATTTGAAAACAATACCCATAGAATCATGTGTAGACATCACTGCAGACAGGAAGAATCGTCACAGTTAAAGGTTATTGCGATATTACAATATTAAGACATCAAATTGACCTTTAATAAAAATGGAGCTTATTTTAGTTACAAAACTTACTTATAACAGGCATATTTTTGCAGTTCTGGTGACTCATGATCTTGCACAGGAGACCAATGCCTGAAAGGCAAGGCATGACTACCTCTGTCAAAACAAGATCAAAATGATTGCTGGGGTCTTCTAGAAGCTTCCATGCTTGCTGGCCATTTGCAACAGCAGTAACTGAAAAACAAAATTCAGCCTCCGTGTTAGATAACCAGTATAAATTGGAGAGTTTCTATGTAAATATTAAATAGCTTAAAATTCATTTGTTAAACCCATGTCCACTGCACTCTATTAACGCTAGGCATGAAAAACTAGTGAAGGAATTAATTATTAAACCAGCTTATACATGAGATAAAATATCAATCATTAGAAAATATTTCATATTCTAACTTTGCACCCTGCTGAGATGAGATGATATATATTGTGGAGATATGGCTCCAGGAGAATTATTCTATACCAACCAGCAAACCGATCAAGGACATGCCAAAACTCATGAGATGTTTGTCTTTGACTTGAGCATCAGAGCAGTGAGAAAATTCACCTTGAgaggaaaaacaaaaaatataccGGATGCATTACAGGCATCCAGAAAACATCTAAGAGGACATCAGCTGTCAGAATTGAAGCCTTTTTTGTCCTTCTGTATCACTTATTAGACATGACGACTGAGTACGTTCTTCTGACTATTGTACAGTAAATAAGTAAATAGCTGCAATTAACTGATCTTGCAATAGATGTTTGCAGGCTGGAGGCTACAAGGGACCATGAAATTGAGCTTTTCTTTTTCCATCTCCCAGGGACCCATAGAGGCATAATACCTAATGGCGAGAATGCCACCACTCTAGTTCCATCTCACATAGAACACAGTAGAGTAAATATCACAAAGTCCACTAGAAAAGACCCTAAACACGTTTTTTGAGATACTGAAATAGAATATAATGCCCTCAAGACCCTATCCCCCTAATTTCATTACATTGTCCAAAAAGTGAAAGCTTCGAGCCACCAGAAGAAGCCACGGCATGGAAGATAACCAAAAGATCTCTATACTTTGAATGGAATTTCATTACATTGTCCAAAAAGTGAAAGCTTCGAGCCACCAGAAGAAGCCACGGCATGGAAGATAACCAAAAGATCTCTATACTTTGAATGGGCAGCCACAAAACTCATGAATTTGGATGCCTAAGAAAATTTCTTGAACTCTTCACATAATAGGGTGCAATGACACTCAAAAACATGCAAATACAAGCAATTAGAGACTAGAAAGTACAGCTCAACAACTTTCAGTTGCATAGCAAACATGACGGGTTATGTTATGCAGCAGCTGCGTTTATTTACAGGAGATTAAATATCAAACAGACCTTGCAGAAAGACCTTCAAATCTTGTCAATAACAGCACAATGTCTGCAATATCTTACGCTTCAAAAATTTCTGGAAAATCCATAAGCAAAAACCTTGACTTGCAACTGTGCAAGCATTTCACATCAGGACTCAGAGAATGTTGCAATGCATAAATTCCTTAATTTAGCATACTGCCAGTTTATTTCACTTGCATAGCACAGCATAAGAAATATGGTATCAAACTGAAAGCAAATAAGAAGGCTTTGGATTGACCTTCATAACTGCAGTTGCGTAGTAGAGCACTGACAACTTGGCGAGTTGAGTCATCATTTTCCACCAAAAGGACTTTCAAACAACGTTGCTCAAGGAACCTTTCCCATCTGATGACAGGTCCTTGGATCTGTGGCTGTTGTTGTGGAAGAGCAGGTCCTGGAAGTTGTACTTTGGCATCTGGTAAATGCCAATCACCATCTACAACATCATCCAGTGCTTCATTATTCCTTGATTCATCTTCCTCTGAGAGCTCCTGCCCATCACCCATCAAACCAGCTCTGACCTCTTGATCTTCTTGCACGCGTTTATTTGCCTCTGCTCTACTATTAAACCCCACACTATCATGTCGAACATGCACATCTTTTCGAGAAAGGACTCCCTTGACATCCATTTTCCGGTCATTGTTCTGAGTAGATGATCCGTCTCTGTGTCTAAATCTAACCTTTTCAGAAATTTCACCAAAAGTTACCTTTTGAACACATTCACTATCAGATTCCAGGTTCACTATAAATTTCACTTGCTTTGGCACTCCTTGGGCAGGTTGCTTAAACTTACCATCCCCATCGGACTTACCGGTAGTCATGACCCAATATCCTACCTACAAACACTCTGCTTCTGCAACAAACAGTATCTAGCCTTCTGATCCTTGACCAACACCAAACTTATACCGAAGAACAGCAGAATTTATGTGCGTCAGTTCACAACTCATCTGCTGAGCCTTAGCTTTAGGCTTTTATCCCGACCTTTGTCTCAGGCAAAAAGCCTATAATCACCAAATATTCCCCCTATCAAAACCTCAATACTCCAGACTCTGTAAATGATGCTTTGTTTTTGGAGTTACAATTACACTACAAGTTTGATCTGACTTAGATTTAACTCTGCAAAAGAAGAATACTAAGCATTAAACCATGTAAGTTTAAATCATTTATAGGAAAGCAAATGAGAATAAACTAATATAAAATTCTAGTTCATATTCACTGGAAATAGATTCACAAAAGAATGACTGAAAGAAGCAAACATAAACTAAGATACCAATGAGCATCTCATATCAGAAAGGATTTTGCCTTGCTAATTTTAAAACCTTGCAGATACAAAGCTTTACAACCCTATAAACTAAAAGAGATTTTCTGTTCAAATTTACCACAAACAGATTCATATAATGACAATCTGAAATAAGCAGCATAAAGCAAAGATAGAAACGGGTGTCTCATACAAGCAAAAATTGTCTCTTACTAACTTTAAAAGCCTGCTAAATCAAACTTTACAAGCCTTATCGGTATCGATTTTCAGAAAAAATGGGGTATCTTTTAGATTGCAGCAACGTAAAATACCAGAACTGAAGAATTTCTTACGTTATCAACCTTACAGACAGCATCGAGGCACAAAATCttcaaatttgtcaaaaaaaaataattttttgacgGTCCTAAACATTTCAAACTCAGAAAAACAGAACAAAAACTAAGAAGTTCATGTATAAAAGAGGCAACGATTCAGAAAAGGAACAGGATCCCCCGAGAAAACCTCGAATTTACCGACCAAAAATAAAGCATCTGCAAGTCTCGGACATTTTAAACACCCACTACGGCCTAAAAACTCATGTCGTCCACGATAAAGAAAACGATATTCATAAAAGAAAAGACCCAACAAAATATACGCGATTGCAAGAGAAAGAGAATACTCAGAAACAAAGAAACCAGAACCGTTTGTTCAACACAAAACCTTAAAGATCACACTGGACAACAAGGAAACAAAGTGTCAGAAATCATCTGcagctttatttctcatttcaaacaaCTCTCCAGCTGTAGACAAGAGACAACAAATAATCCCATTTTCCAGACGAAAACTGGCAAAACTACAATCTAAAGAAACATCCTAAGAAACAAAGGAAGATCACAGCAGTGGATTTAGCATTACCCGTGACAGCCGTCGCCAAAAATCGCTCCAACATCTGCAGATCCGCGAgggtttttccttttttttttctgatAAACGTTTCATACCACACTCGCAAGCTTATAGGATAAAAAAATTTGGTCTCACAGAGATATTACGACGTGGCAGCCCGCATGGCACAAATGGAGGTCTAGAATGATCGGGAGCGAGAGATGCAAATATCTGCATGCCACCTTGGAGGGGTGACGTGGACGTCGAAGGGAGAAAATACGGGAAAATCTAAAGCAGGGCTAAGCATGGACGGGCGTATCAGGGAAGATCGCGAGGGCATTACAATCGGCCACGTCGACTCGAAAAAGGAGCCACAGCAATGGGTCCCACCACCTCAGAGAATATCTTCTCCTTTTGCGCTTAAAGGTCAACCCAATCACAAACCAACGCCCGGCAGTCCTGATCCATTACAACCGGTCAGGCTGACGCCACGTGCCGGTGGACACCCTTTTTAATAACTGTTTTTAAGTTTGGATGGTGGAAATGACACAAGGACCACAGAAAAGGGAGATTCCACAATTTTATAAAATCGGGTTAATTGAAAGATTTTGCGTCCGGGCTTTGCTTTTGGATCGAGATATGCACCAGCTGACACGTGGCAAGTGAGATTGAAAAAATCTAGACGCTTCGCTCATCTCTCCCGTGTTGTGTTGAGATGTTCTGTTTTGATTCACAAAATCTAAATGTGAGCGCTTGGAGGGGTAGGCCCCGCCCTTTCCTATCTCCCCCACAAATAtccttatttattatttatattcctTCAAGCCATAggattccatgtggagacaaaaaTGTTGAATGCTTTTCAAAGGGTTTAAGTGTTCGGTCTCTATCAAGCCTAGGTTTGGAATGTGGGACTCATATTTTCCTATACCCTATAGAGCTTATGTACTTGGACATATGTTTCTCATGTGAGGTGTCATTTAAATAATGAAATGAAAGTTTTTAACGGTGGATGGGTGATTTTAATGATATTTATGAGATCAAGTAGTGTAAGGGGTTGAGAATTGTGGTCTTAAATTAACTTCAGATCAAGTAGTCTAAGGGGTTGAGAATTGTGGTCTTAAATTAAC encodes:
- the LOC131070897 gene encoding two-component response regulator-like PRR37 → MTTGKSDGDGKFKQPAQGVPKQVKFIVNLESDSECVQKVTFGEISEKVRFRHRDGSSTQNNDRKMDVKGVLSRKDVHVRHDSVGFNSRAEANKRVQEDQEVRAGLMGDGQELSEEDESRNNEALDDVVDGDWHLPDAKVQLPGPALPQQQPQIQGPVIRWERFLEQRCLKVLLVENDDSTRQVVSALLRNCSYEVTAVANGQQAWKLLEDPSNHFDLVLTEVVMPCLSGIGLLCKIMSHQNCKNMPVIMMSTHDSMGIVFKCLSKGAVDFLVKPVRKNELKNLWQHVWRRCHSSSGSGSETGSQTKNVVTPNGEADPDNNTGSNDDSDDASIGLNIRDGSDNGSGTQSSWTKRAVEVESPRHRSEWDLGRSHCSTIAQVIQPKIGIVQNEWMPPGGTSRECKDEKPYDFAMGKDLEIAVHGQTDVEAEQHQDDKVLSNQACAREEKTALASSAEGDKIEEPMDTDGSPGETATKAADLIGTIASKPKSRNVELEDCASREVPEKWVTTQMKDKTVADFKHLPFLELTLKRPRQNGEEDGEAEDRHVLRQSGGSAFSRYNTNGTQVSHPSGDSFQPNLLSKGYGGQCRMTSASLESGKTGSLRAAVPIERVASSKGSGGDASTPAPVHNQLSQSSNNQDLGSSVVGPGQDVFPRPMPTKDDMLSATNTGPQTGKPMSMHPGVMSYDSVPAVYGSGVHPMYYSNNGQSLWGSEAQNPNERGEICNNSTQTEQQLLCPRVHHHHHHVQHVHHHHHHHQNRQYKHGHEHPNQNEHTMNNVTMTAPRCGSSNMAGCTPDGNNGQSGSHNGQSGSNNGYGSNGNGNGSVNGSASGSNNGSNGQNGHSNGQSSAAVTPGTNGESDTGIGVKSSIGSGSGSGVDQNRSAQREAALNKFRQKRKERCFEKKVRYQSRKRLAEQRPRVRGQFVRQTIYEPTSGDAD